In one Pseudoliparis swirei isolate HS2019 ecotype Mariana Trench chromosome 23, NWPU_hadal_v1, whole genome shotgun sequence genomic region, the following are encoded:
- the fn3krp gene encoding ketosamine-3-kinase: MEAKLKKALGTAMLKSTGHSGGGCISEGQSYDTDTGRVFVKINHKSEAKLMFDGEMASLEAILKTETVKVPKPVKVIELETGGCVFAMEHLDMRGLTKYSKLLGEQLADLHLHNKRQLEKLNKEQQTVGRGAGQSEVAVITKFGFSVPTCCGYLPQENEWQDDWVTFYSQQRLQHQLNMVEKSYGDKEARELWAKLQLEIPQFFTDVEMYPALLHGDLWGGNVAQCAEGPVLFDPAAFYGHSEYELGIAGMFGGFNSSFYSAYHEQIPQAPGFAKRNQLYQLFHYLNHWNHFGGGYRGSSISIMKKLLK; the protein is encoded by the exons CTAAGCTAAAGAAAGCGTTGGGCACCGCCATGCTGAAGTCAACTGGTCACTCAGGTGGAGGATGTATCAGCGAGGGCCAGAGTTATGATACTGACACTGGGAGAGTGTTTGTGAAGATAAATCACAAGAGCGAG GCCAAATTGATGTTTGATGGGGAGATGGCCAGTTTGGAAGccattttaaagacagaaactgTTAAAGTACCCAAGCCTGTGAAGGTGATCGAACTTGAAACGGGAGGATGTGTATTTGCGATGGAGCATCTGGACATGAGAGGTCTTACCAA GTACTCAAAGCTCCTCGGAGAGCAGCTGGCAGATCTGCATCTTCACAACAAAAGACAGttggaaaaattaaataaagagcaGCAGACAGTTG gaagaggagctggacaaTCGGAGGTGGCGGTTATTACAAAATTTGGCTTCAGTGTACCTACATGCTGTGGATATCTACCTcag GAAAATGAGTGGCAGGATGACTGGGTGACGTTTTACTCCCAGCAGAGGCTGCAGCACCAGCTTAACATGGTGGAGAAATCTTATGGAGACAAGGAGGCCAGAGAACTATGGGCCAAGCTACAG TTGGAGATCCCTCAGTTTTTCacagatgtagagatgtaccCTGCTCTCCTCCATGGAGACTTATGGGGAGGCAACGTGGCGCAGTGTGCAGAGGGCCCAGTCCTCTTTGACCCAGCCGCCTTCTATGGCCATTCAGAGTATGAGCTGGGTATTGCAGGGATGTTTGGTGGCTTCAACAGCTCTTTTTACTCTGCGTACCATGAACAGATTCCTCAAGCACCGGGCTTCGCAAAAAGAAACCAGCTTTACCAACTCTTCCACTATCTGAATCACTGGAACCACTTTGGTGGGGGCTACAGGGGCTCTTCAATAAGTATAATGAAGAAACTACTGAAATAA
- the znf750 gene encoding zinc finger protein 750 produces the protein METAQERKPKRPHYIPRPPGKPYKYHCFQCPFTCNEKSHLFNHMKYNLCKNSISLMSQKNGQTARQVKPVVKDVPDQSKDCPSPLPAAQNNRPEKAGTQANKAESADDTEEVDVGCDSPVNKENQSVTKSNAVIEGGNSNENTSVPRPSAFSPVTPKSDGAEAFMSPVQQPEDSQAPVPTFNHPGFPWGTISSSISLKPFSPPMVPEYTPYLLPDRPLYPPYYLPANHHANEPNAPSFPPEVMNPQRPVAPQPIAPPHAALFPPYPYRYCHSLHSNSPVHFTLYPHELSMPITGHRYLPLDLYGPALGPKDYDLYMHSRSSLDSLHTSTKEESNHGQRGDKETRLSPKEGCSALGSPDRPSHAHIIQRHTEAPPYTHKSDPQATAQPGHTATPVEPFKTDIRLEESAKTLLQLRALHVDGRSAESNRYFSVPVSEPCPKKTPDQDSENNREDLTPLNLSTRNQDKEKSPSDHRLRCSETEDLNREELPLNLSLRPSYSCPVHSSALGTSEDLEPKPETELDEEPCDQRQSAALALCQLAIASSAASSSCGFNTADRPSENYTDTVSPGSPKKTKHTTIAKKTGVKRANSGQAGNKCHKPKRAKAPGQALRRRPRCC, from the exons ATGGAAACCGCTCAGGAACGCAAGCCAAAAAGGCCCCACTACATTCCTCGACCGCCCGGCAAGCCTTACAAGTACCATTGTTTCCAGTGTCCTTTCACCTGCAATGAAAAGTCCCATCTCTTCAACCACATGAAATATAACTTGTGTAAGAACTCCATCTCCCTGATGTCACAGAAAAATGGCCAGACAGCCCGACAGGTCAAGCCTGTGGTAAAGGACGTCCCCGACCAATCTAAGGACTGTCCAAGCCCCCTGCCAGCAGCTCAGAACAATCGTCCTGAGAAAGCAGGTACTCAGGCCAACAAAGCTGAGAGCGCCGATGACACGGAAGAAGTAGACGTTGGGTGTGACAGTCCAGTCAATAAGGAAAACCAGAGCGTGACAAAATCAAATGCAGTAATAGAGGGAGGGAACAGCAATGAGAACACGTCTGTGCCACGCCCATCTGCTTTCTCCCCCGTCACACCCAAAAGTGACGGAGCAGAagccttcatgtcacctgtgcAGCAGCCAGAGGATTCACAAGCTCCTGTTCCCACTTTCAACCACCCAGGCTTTCCATGGGGCACGATTTCTTCATCCATTTCCTTAAAACCATTCTCTCCTCCCATGGTTCCTGAATACACTCCTTATCTCCTGCCTGACCGGCCTCTGTATCCACCATACTACCTCCCGGCAAACCACCATGCAAATGAGCCAAACGCTCCCTCTTTCCCGCCAGAGGTTATGAATCCGCAGAGGCCTGTGGCGCCACAGCCCATTGCCCCACCTCACGCTGCCCTCTTCCCCCCATACCCATACAGATATTGCCACTCTCTTCACTCGAACTCCCCTGTGCATTTTACCCTGTACCCCCATGAGCTCTCCATGCCAATCACAGGACACAGATATCTTCCTTTGGATTTGTATGGCCCGGCCCTTGGGCCAAAGGATTATGACTTATACATGCATTCTCGGTCCAGTCTCGACAGCCTCCACACATCGACtaaagaggagagcaaccatGGGCAAAGGGGCGACAAGGAAACCCGGCTGAGTCCTAAAGAGGGCTGTTCAGCGCTGGGCTCCCCTGACAGACCCAGTCATGCACACATCatccagagacacacagaagcCCCACCCTACACCCACAAGAGTGACCCACAGGCAACCGCCCAACCAGGACACACAGCTACACCCGTTGAACCTTTCAAAACCGACATACGGCTTGAGGAGTCTGCAAAAACCTTGCTGCAGTTAAGAGCTCTGCATGTGGATGGAAG ATCGGCCGAGAGCAACAGATATTTCTCTGTGCCTGTTTCAGAGCCGTGTCCGAAAAAAACACCAGACCAAGACAGTGAGAACAACAGAGAAGATTTGACCCCCCTAAACCTCTCAACAAGGAACCAGGACAAAGAGAAAAGTCCATCTGACCACAGGCTGAGGTGCTCAGAGACAGAGGACTTAAACAGGGAAGAGTTGCCTCTGAACCTCAGCCTGCGACCTTCTTATAGCTGCCCTGTTCACAGCTCGGCTCTGGGCACTTCAGAAGATCTGGAGCCGAAACCAGAAACTGAGCTGGATGAAGAACCATGTGACCAGAGGCAGTCTGCCGCGCTGGCACTCTGTCAACTAGCCATTGCAAGTTCTGCTGCCTCTTCTTCATGTGGCTTTAACACTGCAGATAGACCTTCAGAGAattacacagacactgttagtCCTGGCTCACCAAAGAAGACCAAGCACACAACTATAGCTAAAAAAACGGGTGTGAAAAGAGCAAACAGTGGCCAGGCGGGTAACAAGTGCCATAAACCAAAGAGAGCAAAAGCACCAGGACaggctctgaggaggaggccgCGCTGCTGCTGA
- the tbcd gene encoding tubulin-specific chaperone D isoform X2, protein MALPEKENGSSGEGVDSIVQTCALGGFSESSETRALLSSLLEIHGDIGTVEATTQKFLVIMNRYQEQPHLLDPHLEWMLNMILEIVRSETSPPSLVHLAFKFLYIICKVRGYKIFMQLLPHEVADVQPVLDLLSKQDPIDSETWETRYMLLLWLSMTCLIPFDLYRLDGHLESDSGKAREPTMDRILAIAKSYLLVSDSPRDAASVLVSKFMTRPDVIQKCLGDFLDWSLTTISQTNDQSMRDIMVLDGALQSLATLFKHGKRDDLLQYAPAILQCLEQKNLSESSQAMLRKLGIKLIQRLGLTFLKPRLAIWRYQRGSRSLAANLSMSQSTAVATAPTPVVETQDMEEDYDIPEEVETVIEQLLLGLKDKETIVRWSAAKGVGRVTGRLPKELADEVVASVLDCFSFQETDNAWHGGCLALAELGRRGLLLPSRLTDVVPLIVKSLTYDEKRGACSVGSNVRDAACYVCWSFARAYEPKELEPFVTQISSSLVITAVFDRNVNCRRAASAAFQENVGRQGTFPHGIDILTAADYFAVGNLNNCYLNISVYVASFPEYTKAMIDHLVAMKINHWDGVIRELSTKALHNLTPQAPDYMATTVLPQLLPVAVGLDLHGRHGAILACAEITHALYKLGLQTNRTVVDIISSECMDALKNIHQKLNDKKQYRGFGGELMRPAMCRLIEKLSLSKMPLKNDPVISAWQWLIDDTIKSSVKDGNMAAVVSALSTLCEEYYQAEPGKADSHMQDVLVSQYIEGLKSHQMLTRCGSALALGCLPGFMIHSKLEQILGGLKQMCTVSQKEGTFTESRRDAVRAIAQVCGKVVVCANGSPDSALCSENVAEVYGALLHSMNDYTTDSRGDVGAWVREAAMTSLMEVTLLVASSAPEILQPDLVKCMMCCLSQQAAEKIDRYRAHAGYVFLRLLHSTEPAVPHIPQQEELLSIFPVETITSLNWNAPSQAYQYITQLLGLPQYQYHTLLGLTVSVGGITETTVHFSSQSLFDYLRGIQDDSAALTPFGETLLSIFRDNRRNDRVSIPLLKMLNQMLANSCFEIFTTQENHQFCLDLLALCKEFRKAKDISKLRACISVFCGLIQFPGEVRKRVLSQLLMLLCHTFPVIRKTTASQMYEMLLTYDDVIDPEVLDDVMTLLSDANWESDLATIRPQRNQLCDWLGVARPQAVTKSSAQVS, encoded by the exons ATGGCCTTACCTGAGAAAGAGAATGGATCCTCCGGTGAAGGAGTAGACTCCATCGTTCAAACGTGTGCGTTGGGGGGCTTCAGTGAGAGCAGTGAGACCAGAGCTCTCCTGTCCAGCCTACTGGAGATCCACGGCGACATTGGGACAGTCGAGGCCACGACACAGAAGTTCTTAG TGATAATGAACCGATATCAAGAGCAGCCACATCTGCTGGATCCACACTTAG AATGGATGCTAAACATGATACTGGAGATTGTGAGGAGTGAAACATCTCCCCCTTCATTGGTTCATCTGGCCTTCAAGTTTCTCTACATCATCTGCAAG GTCAGAGGCTACAAAATCTTCATGCAGCTTCTCCCCCATGAGGTGGCAGATGTCCAGCCAGTACTGGACCTGTTGTCCAAGCAAGATCCCATCGACTCTGAG ACTTGGGAAACTcgctacatgttgttgttgtggctgtCCATGACTTGCCTCATACCGTTTGACCTTTATCGTCTGGATGGTCATTTGGAGTCAGACAGCGGCAAGGCCAGAGAGCCCACCATGGACCGCATTCTTGCTATTGCAAAG tcTTATCTACTTGTCAGCGATAGTCCTCGGGATGCTGCATCTGTACTGGTATCAAA GTTCATGACACGCCCTGATGTGATACAGAAGTGTCTCGGAGACTTTTTGGACTGGAGCCTGACTACTATATCCCAGACCAATGATCAGTCAATGAGAGACATCATGGTGCTGGATGGTGCCCTGCAGTCTCTG GCAACGCTTTTCAAACATGGAAAAAGAGATGACCTCCTACAGTATG CTCCTGCAATTCTGCAGTGTCTGGAGCAGAAGAATCTTTCAGAGAGCAGCCAGGCTATGCTGAGGAAGCTTGGTATCAAACTCATCCAGAGACTCGGCCTCACCTTCCTGAAGCCCCGTTTGGCCATTTGGAG GTACCAGAGAGGCAGCCGCTCACTAGCGGCAAACCTTTCCATGTCCCAATCGACTGCAGTGGCTACTGCTCCGACTCCTGTTGTGGAGACACAAGATATGGAGGAGGACTATGACATTCCTGAGGAAGTGGAGACTGTAATTG AGCAACTGCTGTTAGGACTGAAAGACAAGGAAACAATTGTGCGTTGGTCTGCAGCAAAGGG CGTTGGAAGGGTGACTGGGAGGCTTCCCAAGGAGCTGGCAGATGAGGTGGTTGCATCAGTGCTAGACTGCTTCAG cTTCCAGGAAACGGACAACGCTTGGCACGGAGGCTGCCTGGCTCTGGCAGAACTTGGTAGGAGAGGCCTGCTGCTTCCTTCCAGGTTGACAGATG TTGTGCCACTCATTGTCAAATCCCTGACCTACGACGAGAAGAGGGGGGCGTGCAGCGTTGGTTCCAATGTGCGTGACGCCGCCTGCTACGTGTGCTGGTCTTTCGCCAGAGCGTACGAGCCCAAAGAGCTCGAGCCTTTTGTCACTCAGATTTCCAG TTCTTTGGTGATCACGGCTGTGTTCGACAGAAATGTCAACTGCCGCAGAGCTGCCTCT GCTGCCTTCCAGGAGAATGTTGGCAGACAG GGGACATTTCCTCACGGCATTGACATCTTGACTGCAGCAGACTACTTTGCTGTTGGGAATCTCAACAACTGCTATCTGAACATCAG tgtCTACGTAGCTAGTTTCCCAGAGTACACCAAGGCCATGATCGATCATTTGGTAGCCATGAAGATCAACCACTGGGACGG AGTGATCCGGGAGCTGTCCACTAAAGCACTCCACAACCTGACGCCTCAAGCACCTGATTATATGGCAACCACAG ttttGCCCCAGCTGTTGCCCGTGGCAGTTGGTTTAGACCTCCACGGTCGCCATGGAGCCATCCTAGCATGTGCAGAGATCACACACGCTCTGTACAAACTGGGCCTTCAGACCAACAG GACTGTGGTGGACATCATCTCTTCAGAATGTATGGATGCATTAAAGAACATTCACCAGAAG CTTAATGATAAAAAACAGTACAG GGGTTTTGGTGGAGAGCTAATGAGGCCAGCAA tgtgcCGTCTTATCGAAAAGCTGTCGCTGTCCAAAATGCCTTTGAAGAACGACCCTGTAATCT CTGCATGGCAATGGCTTATTGACGACACCATAAAGAGCAGTGTGAAGGACGGAAATATG GCGGCCGTCGTGTCAGCCTTGTCCACGCTGTGTGAGGAGTACTACCAGGCCGAGCCGGGCAAGGCTGACTCACACATGCAGG atgtCCTGGTATCTCAGTACATTGAAGGGCTGAAGAGTCACCAGATGCTCACTCGTTGTGGGTCTGCCCTTGCCCTCGGCTGTCTGCCAGGATTTATGATCCACAGCAAACTGGAGCAG atcCTTGGAGGCCTGAAGCAGATGTGCACTGTCAGCCAGAAGGAGGGGACTTTTACAGAGTCGAGGAGAGATGCAGTCAGAGCAATTGCTCA AGTGTGTGGGAAGGTGGTTGTTTGTGCCAACGGCTCCCCAgactctgctctctgctctgaGAATGTAGCAGAGGTGTACGGCGCTCTGCTTCATAGTATGAACGACTACACGACAGACAGCAGAGGGGACGTCGGCGCTTG GGTGAGAGAGGCAGCGATGACCAGTCTGATGGAGGTGACTCTGCTGGTGGCCAGCAGCGCTCCAGAGATCCTTCAGCCAGATCT GGTGAAGTGTATGATGTGCTGCCTGAGCCAGCAGGCAGCAGAGAAGATTGACCGCTACAGAGCCCACGCTGGCTACGTCTTCCTGCGCCTCCTCCACAGCACAGAGCCTGCAGTACCTCACATCCCACAGCAGGAGGAGCTGTTGAGCATTTTCCCTGT CGAGACCATAACCAGTCTGAACTGGAACGCTCCATCACAAGCTTACCAGTATATCACCCAACTTCTTGGGCTGCCCCAGTATCAGTACCACACCCTGCTGGGCCTGACTGTGTCTGTGGGAGGGATCACCGAGACCACG GTGCATTTCTCCTCCCAGTCGCTGTTTGACTACCTGAGAGGGATTCAGGACGACAGCGCCGCTCTGACGCCGTTTGGAGAAACGCTGCTGAGCATCTTCAGAGACAATCGCCGCAATGACCG gGTGTCTATTCCTTTGCTGAAGATGCTCAATCAGATGCTAGCCAACAGCTGCTTTGAAATCTTCACGACACAAGAGAA TCATCAGTTCTGTCTGGACCTGTTGGCTCTTTGCAAAGAGTTCAGGAAGGCCAAAGATATTTCCAAGCTGCGCGCCTGTATCTCTGT CTTTTGTGGGCTGATCCAGTTCCCGGGGGAAGTGAGGAAGAGAGTGTTGTCCCAGCTGCTGATGCTACTCTGCCATACGTTCCCTGTG ATCAGAAAGACCACGGCCAGCCAGATGTACGAGATGCTTCTGACCTACGATGATGTCATAGATCCAGAAGTgttggatgatgtcatgacccTGCTCAGTGATGCTAACTG GGAGAGTGACCTTGCCACTATTCGCCCCCAGAGGAATCAGCTTTGTGACTGGCTGGGAGTGGCCAGGCCACAGGCTGTTACCAAG AGCTCTGCCCAGGTTTCCTGA
- the tbcd gene encoding tubulin-specific chaperone D isoform X1 translates to MALPEKENGSSGEGVDSIVQTCALGGFSESSETRALLSSLLEIHGDIGTVEATTQKFLVIMNRYQEQPHLLDPHLEWMLNMILEIVRSETSPPSLVHLAFKFLYIICKVRGYKIFMQLLPHEVADVQPVLDLLSKQDPIDSETWETRYMLLLWLSMTCLIPFDLYRLDGHLESDSGKAREPTMDRILAIAKSYLLVSDSPRDAASVLVSKFMTRPDVIQKCLGDFLDWSLTTISQTNDQSMRDIMVLDGALQSLATLFKHGKRDDLLQYAPAILQCLEQKNLSESSQAMLRKLGIKLIQRLGLTFLKPRLAIWRYQRGSRSLAANLSMSQSTAVATAPTPVVETQDMEEDYDIPEEVETVIEQLLLGLKDKETIVRWSAAKGVGRVTGRLPKELADEVVASVLDCFSFQETDNAWHGGCLALAELGRRGLLLPSRLTDVVPLIVKSLTYDEKRGACSVGSNVRDAACYVCWSFARAYEPKELEPFVTQISSSLVITAVFDRNVNCRRAASAAFQENVGRQGTFPHGIDILTAADYFAVGNLNNCYLNISVYVASFPEYTKAMIDHLVAMKINHWDGVIRELSTKALHNLTPQAPDYMATTVLPQLLPVAVGLDLHGRHGAILACAEITHALYKLGLQTNRTVVDIISSECMDALKNIHQKLNDKKQYRGFGGELMRPAMCRLIEKLSLSKMPLKNDPVISAWQWLIDDTIKSSVKDGNMAAVVSALSTLCEEYYQAEPGKADSHMQDVLVSQYIEGLKSHQMLTRCGSALALGCLPGFMIHSKLEQILGGLKQMCTVSQKEGTFTESRRDAVRAIAQVCGKVVVCANGSPDSALCSENVAEVYGALLHSMNDYTTDSRGDVGAWVREAAMTSLMEVTLLVASSAPEILQPDLVKCMMCCLSQQAAEKIDRYRAHAGYVFLRLLHSTEPAVPHIPQQEELLSIFPVETITSLNWNAPSQAYQYITQLLGLPQYQYHTLLGLTVSVGGITETTVHFSSQSLFDYLRGIQDDSAALTPFGETLLSIFRDNRRNDRVSIPLLKMLNQMLANSCFEIFTTQENHQFCLDLLALCKEFRKAKDISKLRACISVFCGLIQFPGEVRKRVLSQLLMLLCHTFPVIRKTTASQMYEMLLTYDDVIDPEVLDDVMTLLSDANWESDLATIRPQRNQLCDWLGVARPQAVTKQSSAQVS, encoded by the exons ATGGCCTTACCTGAGAAAGAGAATGGATCCTCCGGTGAAGGAGTAGACTCCATCGTTCAAACGTGTGCGTTGGGGGGCTTCAGTGAGAGCAGTGAGACCAGAGCTCTCCTGTCCAGCCTACTGGAGATCCACGGCGACATTGGGACAGTCGAGGCCACGACACAGAAGTTCTTAG TGATAATGAACCGATATCAAGAGCAGCCACATCTGCTGGATCCACACTTAG AATGGATGCTAAACATGATACTGGAGATTGTGAGGAGTGAAACATCTCCCCCTTCATTGGTTCATCTGGCCTTCAAGTTTCTCTACATCATCTGCAAG GTCAGAGGCTACAAAATCTTCATGCAGCTTCTCCCCCATGAGGTGGCAGATGTCCAGCCAGTACTGGACCTGTTGTCCAAGCAAGATCCCATCGACTCTGAG ACTTGGGAAACTcgctacatgttgttgttgtggctgtCCATGACTTGCCTCATACCGTTTGACCTTTATCGTCTGGATGGTCATTTGGAGTCAGACAGCGGCAAGGCCAGAGAGCCCACCATGGACCGCATTCTTGCTATTGCAAAG tcTTATCTACTTGTCAGCGATAGTCCTCGGGATGCTGCATCTGTACTGGTATCAAA GTTCATGACACGCCCTGATGTGATACAGAAGTGTCTCGGAGACTTTTTGGACTGGAGCCTGACTACTATATCCCAGACCAATGATCAGTCAATGAGAGACATCATGGTGCTGGATGGTGCCCTGCAGTCTCTG GCAACGCTTTTCAAACATGGAAAAAGAGATGACCTCCTACAGTATG CTCCTGCAATTCTGCAGTGTCTGGAGCAGAAGAATCTTTCAGAGAGCAGCCAGGCTATGCTGAGGAAGCTTGGTATCAAACTCATCCAGAGACTCGGCCTCACCTTCCTGAAGCCCCGTTTGGCCATTTGGAG GTACCAGAGAGGCAGCCGCTCACTAGCGGCAAACCTTTCCATGTCCCAATCGACTGCAGTGGCTACTGCTCCGACTCCTGTTGTGGAGACACAAGATATGGAGGAGGACTATGACATTCCTGAGGAAGTGGAGACTGTAATTG AGCAACTGCTGTTAGGACTGAAAGACAAGGAAACAATTGTGCGTTGGTCTGCAGCAAAGGG CGTTGGAAGGGTGACTGGGAGGCTTCCCAAGGAGCTGGCAGATGAGGTGGTTGCATCAGTGCTAGACTGCTTCAG cTTCCAGGAAACGGACAACGCTTGGCACGGAGGCTGCCTGGCTCTGGCAGAACTTGGTAGGAGAGGCCTGCTGCTTCCTTCCAGGTTGACAGATG TTGTGCCACTCATTGTCAAATCCCTGACCTACGACGAGAAGAGGGGGGCGTGCAGCGTTGGTTCCAATGTGCGTGACGCCGCCTGCTACGTGTGCTGGTCTTTCGCCAGAGCGTACGAGCCCAAAGAGCTCGAGCCTTTTGTCACTCAGATTTCCAG TTCTTTGGTGATCACGGCTGTGTTCGACAGAAATGTCAACTGCCGCAGAGCTGCCTCT GCTGCCTTCCAGGAGAATGTTGGCAGACAG GGGACATTTCCTCACGGCATTGACATCTTGACTGCAGCAGACTACTTTGCTGTTGGGAATCTCAACAACTGCTATCTGAACATCAG tgtCTACGTAGCTAGTTTCCCAGAGTACACCAAGGCCATGATCGATCATTTGGTAGCCATGAAGATCAACCACTGGGACGG AGTGATCCGGGAGCTGTCCACTAAAGCACTCCACAACCTGACGCCTCAAGCACCTGATTATATGGCAACCACAG ttttGCCCCAGCTGTTGCCCGTGGCAGTTGGTTTAGACCTCCACGGTCGCCATGGAGCCATCCTAGCATGTGCAGAGATCACACACGCTCTGTACAAACTGGGCCTTCAGACCAACAG GACTGTGGTGGACATCATCTCTTCAGAATGTATGGATGCATTAAAGAACATTCACCAGAAG CTTAATGATAAAAAACAGTACAG GGGTTTTGGTGGAGAGCTAATGAGGCCAGCAA tgtgcCGTCTTATCGAAAAGCTGTCGCTGTCCAAAATGCCTTTGAAGAACGACCCTGTAATCT CTGCATGGCAATGGCTTATTGACGACACCATAAAGAGCAGTGTGAAGGACGGAAATATG GCGGCCGTCGTGTCAGCCTTGTCCACGCTGTGTGAGGAGTACTACCAGGCCGAGCCGGGCAAGGCTGACTCACACATGCAGG atgtCCTGGTATCTCAGTACATTGAAGGGCTGAAGAGTCACCAGATGCTCACTCGTTGTGGGTCTGCCCTTGCCCTCGGCTGTCTGCCAGGATTTATGATCCACAGCAAACTGGAGCAG atcCTTGGAGGCCTGAAGCAGATGTGCACTGTCAGCCAGAAGGAGGGGACTTTTACAGAGTCGAGGAGAGATGCAGTCAGAGCAATTGCTCA AGTGTGTGGGAAGGTGGTTGTTTGTGCCAACGGCTCCCCAgactctgctctctgctctgaGAATGTAGCAGAGGTGTACGGCGCTCTGCTTCATAGTATGAACGACTACACGACAGACAGCAGAGGGGACGTCGGCGCTTG GGTGAGAGAGGCAGCGATGACCAGTCTGATGGAGGTGACTCTGCTGGTGGCCAGCAGCGCTCCAGAGATCCTTCAGCCAGATCT GGTGAAGTGTATGATGTGCTGCCTGAGCCAGCAGGCAGCAGAGAAGATTGACCGCTACAGAGCCCACGCTGGCTACGTCTTCCTGCGCCTCCTCCACAGCACAGAGCCTGCAGTACCTCACATCCCACAGCAGGAGGAGCTGTTGAGCATTTTCCCTGT CGAGACCATAACCAGTCTGAACTGGAACGCTCCATCACAAGCTTACCAGTATATCACCCAACTTCTTGGGCTGCCCCAGTATCAGTACCACACCCTGCTGGGCCTGACTGTGTCTGTGGGAGGGATCACCGAGACCACG GTGCATTTCTCCTCCCAGTCGCTGTTTGACTACCTGAGAGGGATTCAGGACGACAGCGCCGCTCTGACGCCGTTTGGAGAAACGCTGCTGAGCATCTTCAGAGACAATCGCCGCAATGACCG gGTGTCTATTCCTTTGCTGAAGATGCTCAATCAGATGCTAGCCAACAGCTGCTTTGAAATCTTCACGACACAAGAGAA TCATCAGTTCTGTCTGGACCTGTTGGCTCTTTGCAAAGAGTTCAGGAAGGCCAAAGATATTTCCAAGCTGCGCGCCTGTATCTCTGT CTTTTGTGGGCTGATCCAGTTCCCGGGGGAAGTGAGGAAGAGAGTGTTGTCCCAGCTGCTGATGCTACTCTGCCATACGTTCCCTGTG ATCAGAAAGACCACGGCCAGCCAGATGTACGAGATGCTTCTGACCTACGATGATGTCATAGATCCAGAAGTgttggatgatgtcatgacccTGCTCAGTGATGCTAACTG GGAGAGTGACCTTGCCACTATTCGCCCCCAGAGGAATCAGCTTTGTGACTGGCTGGGAGTGGCCAGGCCACAGGCTGTTACCAAG CAGAGCTCTGCCCAGGTTTCCTGA